The genomic DNA TTTCACAAACCTTACTAACCAACCTCCTTACCATCCCAGATAACAGCAACACTTCAAAGAAGGGACACATGGGACGCGGGGAATGATATGGACGTCGAACACCTTTTGTACAGTTGCCAAATAGAAAAAAACACAGCTGTAGACAGTAGTTAAGCAAGCCATGTCCTCGGGAATATGTCTTGTGTGCAACTTGTGAAACTAACATGCTTAGTGTTAGTAACCTAAGTTGCAACTATAACATATGTACAAACCTGGACACAAACTCTTGGCTGTAGCTAATCTATCTAACCTAACGGATGTAACTCAATCACAACTGGCTTAATGTAAATATAAATCTAGCCCCCCGCCGCATCGCGGCGGGTTACTCTTCTAGTTAATCAATAATACACAATATCTTACCGGGTTTTCCCTATTCTATATGGTACAAAAGACCGAGAGGTATTACCATTTTCTTTTCTCTCCTTCATATCTGTCGCAGCCCtcgacccctaccccgggaggGGGAGCCGCGAGACAGCAGCTGGTGGTATCGgtttttattaatttggcagcggaattaaaacaccaggatcgtagttaggaaataaatttcagAGTTCAAAACACTGAACTTTTCTAattaaacaaatgggataaaacccatatttcattcataatatgtttatagggataaaccctagttgctgAAAAGCATAAACTTTTAtataggtaactttatagccactttctttaagccttcagtgctccacaGCTGGCTTCTTATaacttcacattaagttacctgaaacgcgttttaaaaatattttatcagcaacAAATACTGGCGAGTACATTCCAGTTTATAAAAATGAGCTTTTAAACTTTACAGTATTGAGCACGATtccaatgtttatatctacccgaTTACTCATTTAATATTTGTCACGTTGGCAGTTACAATGATCgtggtcatattactattggctaactctttgttcAATAGTAACGCTTGAtcagtagtgtatacaaaacccacataccggcagtaattgtaaaatacaaagactcaatcactgtaagtataactgaaaacatttgagattttgtaacacattttggtagaaaaagagaatgactcacattgaaAACTTAGGTATTTCTACGGGTTTTCCGATGATAATGCCTGATTACTATCTTGAGTTTCTAATAAAAACAtacaatgcacgcgtgttagtaaaataacccaagtCACATTAGCCACACAACACGAGAAAGaaccccaacgaacttagtcaggcagagcctcgacatgcgttGGTGGGTACTAaatcaatcgggtagggtaacgaattagtgatcgggggttaaaatacttacaacggagcagagcTTCGTGTTTTAGGGGTATAATATCAAGCTATTTTCGCACTATAGGGacagagagaaagaaagaaataaACGAAGATTGAAAGTGTCGTTGCTGCTCGATTTATAGGTGAACCGGACCTCTCTCGCGCCCCGCGGCCCGTACCCCTGGTCCTCTCGCGCCCTGCGAGGgcaccctagctacggctagggttGCCTGATCACCATACTACACTCGCCACGTGTGTGCCACGTGGCACCTTGGGTGTCCGGCAAGTCAAGGgtccgtcgcgccccgcgaccggTCCCCTTGattctgtcgcggcccgcgagccacataaaaacaaatattttatttgtttttaattaaaatagGTTTACACGGGTTCGGTTTTAGACATACGGGTACTATAGGGTGGttttgagggttgttataacATCCTTCTTCAAGCAACAAAATATCGGGTGAACGTCGTCCTTTTTCCCAGCATTCCCCTCATATCATGCCTTAGGGACTCTTCTATACACACACCCACAAACACGTATATATGTGTATTAAGTTTCATTTATTTCTCTCTTGCTATCCTCGTGTTGCCACAATTATAGCTCATGTTGCCGTAGTCGTAACTCTTGTCACTATAGCTTTGCCTTTGCCTTTGTGCCACGTCTAGCGGCCAGTATGGCTTTAGAATCGTCGTTGTTGTTTGTCATCACGAATTTTTCTTTTGCTTTTTATGTTTGTCATCATTGTACCTCATGTGGTTGCTCTTATAGCCTTAGATTCTTCATCACCATTTGCCGTAATAaagttttcttatttttttttctttttttgagaTTATACCTTTATTTTTTTTCGAGATTATACCTTTATTGTTTTTTTGCTTGCGTTTGAGAGTTCAACTTTTTTCACTCTGATTGTGGGGAAGTATTTAACAATAGATTGTTAGAATTTATTATTATATCATTCTTGGTTACAAgtcgtcgtcatcatcatcgtcatactcagtaaatcccaccaatagcaaaactaaggtagGGTCTAAGGAGGGTAAGAAGTAGACAACCTTATCTCTACACCGTAGGAATAGAGatgctgcttccagtgagacccccggctcgaagGTAgttttgtatcattcttggttaAACGTATATGATTTTATTAGATTTTTTTGTAATTATCCTTACTGTATTGTTGTACACTATTTATCAATGAAATAATAGGTTCCTTGACCTTTCACATTGATATTGATCCCTATATATAATACATTTGATATCGGCTATTTTGGTacaaatatatacaaattatATATTGAAATCATTGCCTAATATATGTATGCTATTatacccccgcagtcgaagcgggAGGGGACCGTATGCTGAGACTGGATCTGAAATCTTCGAATAGGATACGTGGTAGACCCTTGGTAAAGATGTCTGCAATTTGATATCTGGATGGAACATGCAGAACCCGCACGTGACCCCGCTGAACCTGTTCACGAATGAAATGTATATCGAGTTCTATGTGTTTTGTTCGCTGATGTTGAACGGGGTTACCGGACAAGTATATAGCACTGACATTGTCGCAGTAAACGAGGGTAGCGCGAGATAATGGTAAATGAAGCTCAAGCAATAAATTGCGTAGCCAGCAAAGttcagcaactacatttgccaCGCCACGATATTCGGCCTCCGTGCTAGAGCGCGAAATGGTAGACTGCCGTTTGGAAGACCATGAGATAAGGTTGTCGCCAAAATAAATGCAGTATCCGCTAGTGGAGCGACGTGTATCGGGGCAGCCGGCCCAGTCCGCATCCGTGTAAGAAACCAAAGATGAATGTAAGGAACATGTGAGCATCAAGCCTAGAGATGCAGAGCCTTTGACATACCGGATGATCCGTTTTAAGGCATTCCAGTGATCGATCCGGGGAGCATGCATGTGCATGCAAACCTATTGAACCGCGTAGGTAATGTCAGGACGAGTGAAAGTAAGATATTGAAAAGCACCTGCCAGGCTGCGATAAAGAGTGGGGTCGTGAAAGAGTTCACTATGTGCGGCACTGAGCTTCGAATTAGTGTCGACCTGGGTGGCTACCGGGTTGCAGGATTGCATTCTAGCTCGAGTAATAATGTCAGAAGCATAAGACTGCTGTGAAAGAAACATGTGGTTGGCCGTTCGAGAAACGGAGATGCCTAGAAAATAGTTGAGGGGGCCCAAGTCTTTCATTACGAATTCATTAGCAAGACGAGACATTAAGTGCTGACAAAGCTTATCAGAAGAGGTGACTAAGAGGATGTCATCAACATAAAGAAGTAGAAAAGTTGTATCACTGCCCTGATGAAACGTGAAGAGAGAAGCGTCACAACGACTGTGTTGAAACCCCATGGTGAGAACATGATCGGTGAACCTTTGGTACCAAGCCCGAGGGGCCTGTTTGAGCCCATATAAGGACTTCTTGAGAAGACACACATTATCAGGAAACTGTTTGTTGCAAAAGCCCATAGGTTGGTACATATAAACTGTCTCATGTAAGTTCCCGTGAAGGAATGCGTTAGTGACATCCAGTTGATGAACCGACCACCTTTTAGAGAGAGCAATGGACAATACTGTAAGAACAGTAGTGGGTTTTACGACTGGACTAAAAGTCTCCCCGCAGTCCACACCAACCTGTTGCGATCTACCGTCGCATATTAGCCGTGCTTTGTATCTTTCCAAAGAACCGTCTGATTTGAATTTATGCTTATATAACCACATACACCGAATGACATTCATATCTGATGAACGAGGTACTAACTCCCAAGTTCCGTTTCTAATTAGTGCGTTGTACTCCGTAGTCATGGCGGAGTACCATTACGGTATATTAAGGGCATCCGAAGGGTTTTTGGGAATAGGTTGAAGTGTTGTGGAGGTGGTGGTAATGTGTAaatttagagggtgtttgggctTGAAGATGCCGCTCATGGAGCGTGTTTGCATCACCCGGGTTGGCTGGGCGGATGGTGGTTGAATGGGTGGAACCGGGTTGGTGAATGGAGGTGTTGAGTGTGGGGTAGAGTTAGTGGAAATCGGGTGGGATGTGGAGGCAGTGGGTAAAGGTTGGGTGAGTAGTGTAGGTGGGCTGTGGTGAGGTATCGAAGCTGGAGGGGTATTGGGGTGTGAACTGTGGTTTGGGCTCGAGGTAGGTGGGCCAGGTGTGTGTTGAGAGGGGCCTGTAATGGGGAAGTTTGTTGGGCCGTGGGTGTGTGGGTGGGACTGTGGGCCGGGTGAGGAGGGTGTAGAGTGGGCCTGGTTGGTGTTTTGAGGAGGTTGTggactgggtggcgagtttggtTGGGCTGAGGATATATGAGGGCACAAATGGTAGGGGAATGGATTGGATAAAAATTGGTAAGAGGGTGTTGGACCGATTTGTTGAGCAAACGGAAATGTTGTTTCATCAAACGCAACGTGACGCGAGATGAAGATATTGTTTGGTCTGAAGGTCTAGACAACGGTACCCGCGATGAGTTACGGGATAACCAAGGAAGACACATGGTTGGGAGCGATATTAAAGCTTATGTATGGTGGTAGAAGGAGCGAGAGGGTAACAAAGGCACCCAAATACGCGAAGATGGTCGTATGTTGGGGTGGTTTGATATAGTATTTCAGTTGGTGAGGCCGTTTGAGAATGAGTATTAGGTAAGATATTTAAGTGGTAGGTGGTTGTTTCGAGAGCAAAGTGCCATAAATAGGTTGGTAAGGAGGCTTGGGCAAGAAGGGTACGAATCATACTATTTATTGTTCGGATTTTCCTTTCAGCTTTAGCGTTTTGAGATGACGTGTAAGGGCATGAAAGGCGGTAGAGAATACCATTAGTggtaaaaaaaattttgaaatgaGTGGTTGACGTATTCACGCCCATTGTCACATTGGAATGTTTTGATAGTTCTTTCAAATTGGGTTTTAATGGTGGACGCAAACTGTTGAAAAGATGGAAAAACTTTAGATTTATTGGAAAGTGGATATGTCCACAAGAAATTTGAATAATCATCTAAGAACAAGACATAATATTTATGGCCAGACGAACTAATTATTGGAGAAGTCCAAACGTCACTATGTATGATATCAAAAGGTTGAACAGTGTAATTGTTAGAAGCAAAAAATGGCAACCGAATACTTTTACCAAAAATGCAAGACTGGCATACATTATTATGAAGTTTATTAAAAACAACAGAACTAGAAGTTTTTAAAGAGTGTAAAGAGGAACGTCCAGGATGGCCTAGACGTTGATGCAAGAGTTGAGCCGAGATAGCAGCAAGACCGGTAGGTTGAGATGTGGTTGACCCGAGCACCAGAGGGTAAAGATCACCGCTGCTGTTGCATCTGAGGAGCGGCTTCTTGGTCTTGTAatccttcacaagaaaaccaaacgggtcaaattcgACAGAAACCGAGTTATCGGTAGTAAATCGGCGAACGGATATTAAGTTTTTGACAATTTTGGGTGAGTATAGGACGTTTTTAAGTATAAATGGTGGGAAGGGTTTGGGTAGGTATTTGGTGCCCTGTCCTAGTACCGGAATGGTGTCGCCATTTCCTACAATGATATTTCGAGACACGCACGAATTAGAAAAGGAATGGTCGTTACCTAATTCATAAGATGCGTTGGATGTTGCTCCCGTATCCATATACTGAGCAGGGTCAGGCTGCTGCAGGGACATGGTATACATGGCTTGTTCGATGTCCGTTGGGCTGTAGGCGACATGGGCTTGAGTGGGGCGTGGGCCAAGAAGTCCTGAACCTGAAGTATTGGTGTTGGGCCTGTTGGTAGACGGGTATGGACATGGCGGAGCGACCCAGTGAGGCTGTTGGGGAGGACCGTAAGGCGGCGGGTATGAGCCATAGTTGTGCATCCATGGGTTAAAGAATTGATTCGACCAGTTCTGCATTGGACGGCCTCGGCCATAGGACCCACGTCCCCGACCACGGCCCCTGCCGCCGGTTCGGTCATCGTGTCAACTTGATTCAGAAGGAGCCGAGCGTTGGGTAGTTGCTGTGAGAGCCGAACCGGCTGTTTTGGAGGCATGAAGGGCCTGCTCGGCTTTGCGATTCTCAACCTGAATGATCTTGGAGCGGGCATCATAGAATGATGGCAGTGGTTCCTATTGTTGCAAGATAGTTGCAATGTCGTATTATTAACTGAAGCACAAGGCGATCATCGTCCACAGGTGCATTGACATTAGCAAGTTGGTCGGCCAAGGTTTTTAGTTCTTGGCACTACGCGGACACATTCGGGAAGCCGTCAAGGCGGGTGTTGGAGAATTTATGCATAAGTTGGATCGCACGAGCACTTTTGTTGTCATGAAAAAGATTTTCGATGGCAACCCAAGCATCGTACGCAGTAGCAGTCTTATTAATGATGGTGTGTAGAAGGTCGTTTGAGATCGTACTGTATATCCATTGTAAAACAATGGCATCCAGACGCTCCCAATCGTCTGTCGGCTTGTTGGTGTCACTGGAGGAAGTTTCGGGTTTGTTTTTGATGTGATCGAATACAAGAAAA from Helianthus annuus cultivar XRQ/B chromosome 7, HanXRQr2.0-SUNRISE, whole genome shotgun sequence includes the following:
- the LOC110933705 gene encoding uncharacterized protein LOC110933705 → MTGSNSSVTSESKIHPATTVSNIKSLIPITLEIESGQYNSWATLFKLHCKAFLVFDHIKNKPETSSSDTNKPTDDWERLDAIVLQWIYSTISNDLLHTIINKTATAYDAWVAIENLFHDNKSARAIQLMHKFSNTRLDGFPNVSA